In the genome of Carya illinoinensis cultivar Pawnee chromosome 13, C.illinoinensisPawnee_v1, whole genome shotgun sequence, the window GCAACGAGTGCAACTTGTTCTGCATTGATTGCCACAATCACGATGCTTTCTGCTTCTACTGCCGATCAACACGCCACAAAGATCACATTGTTATCCAAGTGggtggtttgtttgtttgttatttttttcattctcaatATCTGTAATTTCTTTGGCAATTTATGATAATTAATTCAGCACTCATCCAATCCTTATAATAATGATTGATTTCATGTATTTgttatattatttgattttctaAGATTAGGAGATCATCGTATCATGATGTTGTTCGGGTGGCCGAGATTGAAATGGTTTTGGATATAAGTGGAGTTCAGACATATGTGATAAACAGTGCCAGAGTTCTCTTCCTCAATGAGAGACCTCAGCCTAAGATTACCGGTAAAGGAAGCTCTCATTTGTGCGAAGTTTGTAAAAGAAGTCTGTTGGATCCCTTTCGCTTTTGTTCATTGGGATGTAAGGTTCGTTTCTATAAGTTAATTAAACATGGACTAGATGATCAGCCAGCTCCCTCACATTCCATAGcctatttttatcaatttatttgTCATTCATATCAATGTCCATTATAATTTCCATACAATTTTCCAATCTTAATTAATTGTTTTTTGGTTGTTGCTTGAAATAATAGCTtgtagaaataaaaaagaaggggGATTCGAGCTTTAACTTAAGCATGAAAAATGATCATGAAATCAAGGAAACTGGAGAAAGAATGCGGCCAAGAAGATTCGTCCCAGTAAAGgaagataatgatgaagaacatGATGAACTGCGTGAAGGCATGATCCAATTACAAGACATGATGAGATACGGAAGCACCAGGTCTCCTCCtgctgatcatcatcatcaacacgATAATCTTCCAACTATATCCAACGTCGtcccaagaagatcaagaagaaaGGGCATCCCTAGAAGGGCACCTCTAGGGCCCTAGCTAGCTAACCATGATCCTTTCTGTATAAGTTGCACTTGTACATCCAGCTAGCTCATGATCTTAATTTACAAGCCCCGACCAACTCGTACGTGGGTTTACCGTCCTAAATCAAAAGGGTAAGCTGTCCTAATGGGGGcttcaaaatcacaaaaaagTTAGGTTTAGGTTACTTTCAGGGGGATGGGATGGGATGAATGGGCTGGCATttggaattatatatatatacacacatatatatataagcaataTATTTCTCGGCCccaactaattaatatatatttgaaacatATATGTAAATGTTATCTACAGTACTGTACATGTACACCCACATGCATGAACggtatcttttttctttttatatatatataaactagagACAACAGCTCATGAAtccatgatcatgatcatcagttAGCTAGGTagctctttttttatttatatatatatatattattttttttaattttaattttttattttccacttTTTCTGGTGAATTAAAGAgcatataaaagtaaaatgcTCTATCCttatattggccaaatttgtggACCTTCATTTCTTTAATAATACACTCATTTC includes:
- the LOC122292587 gene encoding protein RGF1 INDUCIBLE TRANSCRIPTION FACTOR 1-like isoform X1, with product MTLVPSWLESLLSTDFFSVCSNHKNASRNECNLFCIDCHNHDAFCFYCRSTRHKDHIVIQIRRSSYHDVVRVAEIEMVLDISGVQTYVINSARVLFLNERPQPKITGKGSSHLCEVCKRSLLDPFRFCSLGCKLVEIKKKGDSSFNLSMKNDHEIKETGERMRPRRFVPVKEDNDEEHDELREGMIQLQDMMRYGSTRSPPADHHHQHDNLPTISNVVPRRSRRKGIPRRAPLGP
- the LOC122292587 gene encoding protein RGF1 INDUCIBLE TRANSCRIPTION FACTOR 1-like isoform X2, with the protein product MPLATSATCSALIATITMLSASTADQHATKITLLSKRSSYHDVVRVAEIEMVLDISGVQTYVINSARVLFLNERPQPKITGKGSSHLCEVCKRSLLDPFRFCSLGCKLVEIKKKGDSSFNLSMKNDHEIKETGERMRPRRFVPVKEDNDEEHDELREGMIQLQDMMRYGSTRSPPADHHHQHDNLPTISNVVPRRSRRKGIPRRAPLGP